From the genome of Tripterygium wilfordii isolate XIE 37 chromosome 6, ASM1340144v1, whole genome shotgun sequence:
GTTTTAAAATTGTCGGTTTTGctacaattttgagacaattgCATATTTCGTATCCATTTTGTCTCCATTATTTTATTCAGTTGCCTAAAATAACCCTgcattttattgacaaaaattaGGTTGTGCGAATTCTGTCTCTCGTCTTCTTAGTTGTATGAACTTATTTGAATTTCTTCCATATTTTGGTAATATGGAATATTATGGAACTCTtctatttaactatttataaatagttaaattaattatctttgttttataaattaattgttatattttctatctgttatatacttatattatCACTAAAATGCCTAATACCCCTGCATGTCATTTGCCTCAGAATATTACTCAGCATATATGTTATTAgcaaaagttgaaccaaacagCACAAACCACTTAAGCATCATATCTGCTACCAATATTGTCCAGTATATATGCTACCACTATATCTGCTACTATATACGTTATTGACAAAATTGTCTGCCAAACGGACCTATAGTTCCTTAACATGTAGCAAATGCACTTCACTATTTTCTATGCCAAAATTGTACTTATTAGTAGTATCCACAACTTTTGTTTAAACATTGAGAAAGCAATAAAGCATGACACTCTTTTATGACATTGATGCAAGGAAATTATTTTCAGAAttaaaagttttgtgtaatatTTTACCTGAATAAGTATAAAAATCTATTAAAATACTAAATCATTTACAAATAATGGATGTTGATTTTCCAAATACATGGATTGCAAATATAATATTGTTAACCATTCCAGTAATGATACCTTCGCAGAaagaaattgataaaatcatatTTTTCATCCAGTATATAGTATATCATAGGAAAGATATCATAAGAAAGGTAAAATGAGTTACTTATATTTTCTGATTTGACTAAAAAAAATTGACTAGTATATTGTTTCTCAAAACAGGGGAAGCATATCAGAAGCTCCATCATCGATGGGCTACCGCTTCTCCTTGAATACATGTATCGAAATATTCTGCAAGTTGTAATTGCCCTAAAACGCGGCGTTCCATATGCCACCTAACACGTGCAATATTCCGTCTACGTTTGCCCcaagaagaagtgaagaagaaaacaaataaaaaagaaggaaaggagATCGCAGAGACTCTCCGAAACAAGAAATGGGTGCCCTAGTGAAGCTACTAGACATCGTTCTCTTCCCCTTCCTCTTGACAATCGCGTTGGCCGCGCCTTTAATGGACTTTCAAGCGATTCTTCCTCACGGTCTCTACCCAGATTATCTTATCAATCTCAAGCAATGGTACACCCGCGAGTTCGGCGACTATCTCTTCGTCGAGAAACCCAATTTTTTTGTCGGACTCGTGTGGCTTGAGTTGCTCTTCCAGTGGCCTCTCACTCTAATCAATTTATACGGAATTTTGGGTGCCAAGTCCTGGTTGCCCACCACCTGTTTGATATTTGGCGCTTCAGTTTTTACTTCAACGGTAATTAAATTTTCCCTATTCGATTCCGCTGGTGTCTGTTAAGTCGGAGTTTTGTAGCACGGATCTAATTAAGTGTTTGAATTTGACTTTTCAGGTTGCTATATCGACAGAGCTGATACTGTCAGGTAAGGCTTCTGATAAGATGCTGACGAGCTACCTGCCGTTCCTTGGATTTGGTGTTTTGGCGACTTTGCGTGGGCTGATGCCACCGTCTGGCAAGGCCACTTCTGGGTCTGCATTTGGTAGGAGACCAGAATTGGCTAGAAAGAAGAAGGCTTGAATTTGCAACATCAGATGAGTACTTCGTTGGACTTTCTTATTTGATCATTCTGGTTATTATTTCGGGTCACTTTTGTGATTGCCTGGTAACGGGGATCTTAATGAACTGATTCAAAATTTATGAGTTTTTTGTTTACTTATGAACCAATTTGTAACACCTATGCCACTAGTCGAAGAGGGAAGAATGTTGTATATCATATTAGAGTTCAAAATCccctccattaaaaaaaaaccgcatttgtgagttttttttttcctttgaattaGAAAAGTCCAAGTGTGCGCAAATGATGCAACTTTTTGCCAATATGAGAGTCTATTTGTGCATCATTATTCCATCTCTACAATCGTCTATATAGGAGGAGGTTGTTCAAGTTCTCAATTAGTACTCGTGATCTAATCAATGATATATGAGTTGAATATGAATTGATTTCCAAAGTGCTATCTAACCTAATCCATGATAAGGATATCTACGTGGCAAAGGAAAAATATTAGAGAGAATAGAAGGGAATATTCCTAtctaatttctctctcttgtaaGCCTCTCCCCATAGCACCAACTGGAATATTCTCTCGTTTTCCCACGAGAAAGAAGGCCCAAAATGACTTTAAATACACCTGCCTCTCTATCTCTTTCCCAAACAAATTCCGTTGTGCCTCTCGTAATTCTTGAAATCTTGAATGGCTCTCAAAGCTGTTCATGTCTCCGATGTCCCCAACCTTGATCATGTCCCCGAATCCGCCTCATTATCCCTATGCTCAACCAGGTTCTCCGCCGGGGATGGCGATGGTGAAAATACAAGGTGCGCATACAAATTCACAAAGTTCGTGGTGATGGGACATAGAGGGAGCGGCATGAACATGCTTCAATCCTCCGATCGAAGAATGAAATCCATCAAAGAGAACTCCATTCTCTCCTTCAATGCCGCCGCTAAATTCCCGATCGATTACATTGAATTTGACGTTCAGGTGAGACATCGATTTTTGATTCCATTTCCAAGGCCCTTTCTTAATTGCTTAAATTTATTGCCTACTTTTAATTGAATCCAAATATATTGAACTCATATACAGATCGAACAATTTCGATttcgataaaaaaaatttctccgATCATCGTGACGAGATTTCGTTGAGCAGGTATTCAtccaaaaaaatgtaatttttaaaattaaaacatgCCCGTCGGCGCTGGTGCCGTTGGTGTCATCCTGTTTCGGTGGTCATGTTCCACGTGGCGCGGATCTGTACATGGGAATCAATCATGACTCCACAAACGCTGCGGTGGTTCTGTACATGGGAATCTGTGTGCGGCGAACCAAAAGCGTCTGTAATTGGACACGTCACAGGCTGTGACGTGTGTAGGGTCTGATTGCGGGCCTAGCCTAACATCACTTTTTTATCAACTTATGGGCTCACCAATGCCCATAGGGCCTGGGCCCTTAGTCTTGCCAGTGGGCCCATACtcatcaaaatttaattttagcctctatttttgaattttaaatagaagtaattccATCAATCTCAAGTAGGTGTACTTGTGTGTCTCCTCTAATataataattactaattaacAAAACCCAGAATAAATTTTCTTCTGTTAATTACTAAAAAATTACTATTTAAATATCTAAAAGTACTGATAAAGTTTTACTCtgttctctcctttcttctttagAAGAAAAATGTGAaccaagaaaacaaaccaaCTCCTATTTGTTGTAGGTGACGAAGGATGACTGTCCTGTCATTTTCCATGACATCTTTCTCTTGACTGAAGATGACAAGGTTAGCTAGCTAGCTACTTCAATTATCTCTCACTATTTGCATTACATTAACTGATTATCATATGCTGATTATTGTTTCTCTAAATGATTAAATTTTAGGGAACCATGATTGAAAAAAGAGTTGCAGAACTGACTCTGGCTGAACTTCTCTCCTACGGACCCCAAAAAGAGCCTGGAAATGTAATGAATAATGATCAACTATCATTCTCTACCTTCTTCCATTCCTGACATTGTTTCAAATATGTCTGCAGTTATGGTaattttgcttcttctttgtttttgctGTTTACAACTCAGGTTGGTAAGCCATTATATAGGAAAACCAAAGATGGGAGAATACTTGAATGGAAGGTTGAGAGAGATGATCATATATGTACATTGCAAGAGGCTTTTGGGAAAGTGAACAATTCTGTGGGGTTTAATATTGAATTGAAGTTTGATGATCATAAAGTGTACAAAGAAGAACACCTTAGGCACTTGCTTCAAGTAGTCTTGGAGGTATGTGTTGTTGGTTTGATTAATATCAATGGGTTTGTTTTTGATTTAGGTGATAAAAGATACTTTTATATGGTATTCAGGTTGTATCTGAGCATGCCAAGGATAGACCTCTGATGTTTTCAAGCTTCCAACCTGATGCAACTCTGTTGATGTGTAAAGTGCAGAGTACTTACCCGGTAAGATCATGCGTTTGCGCCTTAGGTAATGACAAGTTGACAACATTTATTATTCTGCTTCTTATGATTTCATTATTCAAGCTTTGCACTAGAATTCTCAGAAGCAACATTTGCGCAAAATATCAATTTAGACATGAAAATATGAAACAATTCTGTTTATGGAGTCAGAATTTACATGAGGAAAGTTTGATGGATTGTCTAGTTATTCCAGTTTTTTGGATCATAACCGAATGGCTTTCCCAATTTTGTCATGCAGGTGTTCTTCCTGACAAACGGAGGATCTGAAATTTACACAGATGTAAGAAGGAACTCCCTGGATGAAGCAATTAAAGTTTGCTTGGCTGGTGGCTTACAAGGAATTGTCTCTGAAGTGAAAGCAATATTTAGAAATCCAGGAGCAGTAGCCAGAATTAAAGAAAACAAGCTTTCCCTGCTAACTTATGGTCAACTGAAGTAAGTCCAAATCTTTCATTACGCTGTCTAAtctagttttgaaaaaaaataattcagtaATTAACTGTTGTGCATTTGCAGCAATGTAAGGGAAGTGGTGTACATGCAACATCTAATGGGTGTTGAAGGTGTTATAGTAGACCTAGTTCAAGAAATTATAGAGGCAGTCTCGGATTTTGTCGATTCTGCTAAAGAGAATGAAGGAGAAAACTTATATCTAGAGAAAAAGGACGTCCAAAAACTCGAAACCAAGCCCCGGTTCTCCAAGGACGATCTCTCACTGCTACTGAAGCTTGCACCAGAACCGATTCAGGTTTGACGTATACTGACATGACATGAAACTTCTCAGCAATTCTAGCATACATGAATTAATACAAAGCTACAACACTAAACAAAATGTATCTCTTTTGTAAGAATGGTTTTCAGAAACGAAAGTAGGGTGTTTTGGAGGTTGTGAGACTCTAATTCAGTAATTCTGTGGGGTTCTGAAACTTCCTAATGTAAAAACTTCTGTCCATAAGACTGTCTACTTGGGCTTTGATTGGCTCCTGGATTTATAAGCCCAAAGCCAGAAACTGGACTTTGTAATATTAATATATCATGTGATCAATGACCATGGATAGAATCTGTACTCTTGGAACTCTACTTTCGTGACA
Proteins encoded in this window:
- the LOC120001068 gene encoding sigma intracellular receptor 2-like, giving the protein MGALVKLLDIVLFPFLLTIALAAPLMDFQAILPHGLYPDYLINLKQWYTREFGDYLFVEKPNFFVGLVWLELLFQWPLTLINLYGILGAKSWLPTTCLIFGASVFTSTVAISTELILSGKASDKMLTSYLPFLGFGVLATLRGLMPPSGKATSGSAFGRRPELARKKKA
- the LOC120001067 gene encoding glycerophosphodiester phosphodiesterase GDPD1, chloroplastic-like; the encoded protein is MALKAVHVSDVPNLDHVPESASLSLCSTRFSAGDGDGENTRCAYKFTKFVVMGHRGSGMNMLQSSDRRMKSIKENSILSFNAAAKFPIDYIEFDVQVTKDDCPVIFHDIFLLTEDDKGTMIEKRVAELTLAELLSYGPQKEPGNVGKPLYRKTKDGRILEWKVERDDHICTLQEAFGKVNNSVGFNIELKFDDHKVYKEEHLRHLLQVVLEVVSEHAKDRPLMFSSFQPDATLLMCKVQSTYPVFFLTNGGSEIYTDVRRNSLDEAIKVCLAGGLQGIVSEVKAIFRNPGAVARIKENKLSLLTYGQLNNVREVVYMQHLMGVEGVIVDLVQEIIEAVSDFVDSAKENEGENLYLEKKDVQKLETKPRFSKDDLSLLLKLAPEPIQV